The following nucleotide sequence is from Candidatus Aegiribacteria sp..
GAATAGACTGTTCGTTGAGCTATCGCAGGTTGAGCAGAACCGGTATCTGGAATTCATCAGTAAACCTTGATGAGGATATCGTTTCCATCAACGCAGGGGCGGTAGTTGACAACTCATTATGGGGTAGTGTCGGTCCTCGTATAGGGAAAAGATTTTCTGTTCGCGGGGAGTTCGCTCCCGGGATATCAGGTTCAGCAAGCTACTGCACAGTATTCTTTGATTTCAGGAATTATACCTGGGTATCAGGAAAAGTTACTCTTGCAACAAGATTTGCAGGTGGCACAAGCTGGGGTTCCGATGCGCAAACGTTCTTCCTCGGCGGAGCTATGCCCCACAGATTACTCTGGGGTGAGGTGGATACGATAAATGAGTTGCTTGGATTCTACACCAATTATGGAGATATACTCAGGGGATACGATTATGTTTCGATACAGGGTCGCAGGTACGGATTGTTTTCCACAGAATTGAGAGTGCCTTTCATAAATACTCTTGCTCTGGATGCACCCCTTCCGATAACTTTCAGAAACGGAAGAGGAGTTCTTTTCATCGATCTTGGCTGTGCTTTCAATGATATCAGCAGCTTCCATGGTGCTTCAACCGCTGGAGGTTATCATCTTGAGGATCTTAAAATGGGAATAGGGATTGGTTACAGGATTAATCTTGGCTATTTTGTTCTGAAGCACGACATTGCCTGGAGAACAGATCTCCGGGGTATTTCCCGAAAACCGGAAAACCATATTACTCTTGGAGCGGAGTTTTAGCAATATGGACAGTGTTTACTGTCAGAATTCAGATAGGTTAATTCAAAGATTTATAATTCTTGAGCTTCGATCTGGAGGTGAACCGGTTTGAAAGTTCTTCTACTTTTATTCTTTCTTGCTGCACTGGCCTGGGGATGGATCTGTCCTGCTTGCGGAACAGAGAATTCAGGCGCATTCTGTACTCACTGCGATATTCCTGAACCACCGGAGGGTATGGAATACGTAGAAGCCTCTATTGTCGTTATAGATGGAGAGGACGTTGAAACAGGTCCATTCTATATCGATTCGGAACCTGTCATCTGCAGAGATGTTTTATCATGGATTTCGAATGAGATTAATCACGTGCAGGAAATACCCATATATATTTCGGGTCAGGAGGAACTCCTGATGCCGGGGGAAGCAATGGGCGAAGAGTACGCTAATGTCGTTTTTGTCCGGTACTCTCCCTGGGTTATCTACAAAGATAATCAGGGATCTGTCACCGGTATCACAGTTCAGACCGGCTGTTTTGATATTCCTGCCATATCGCTTACGTGGCAGGCTGCAAACCTCTATCTTCATGACAGAGGCAGCCGTCTTCCAAGCAGAGCTGAACTGACTGTTGCAACTGAATCCGGGATTATTGAAATCGAAGATACATGGGAAATATTTAATGCGTATTCTGATTTTATCACCATGACTCTGTCAGGAATCCTTGGCATATCTTCTGCAAATCTTTCTATGTTCTCAGATAATCAGTCCCCTTCCGATCGTGTGATGTGGGAATGGACTCGAGATGCATGGGGTCAATCTCCGGGCTCGCTATCCGAAATGGAATCTTCGTATGCGCTGATCTTCAAGCCGGTTATTCCTCCTGTTGCTGGAACCGCACTCAGGGGAATCGGGTATTACAATGTGATATTCCGTGGAGTAGTGCCAATACAGTGAATTGTAAAGAATGAAATCTAACCGAAGGGAAAAAAGCATGAAACTTTTATTGAATAGTCTTGTACTGGTTGTAATTGTTCTTTTAGCTGGTTGTGGGGGCCGTGAGGTAACCAGAACAGATCCGGACATGGTAACAGACCTTAGCGGCTACTGGAACGAAACCGATGCTCGCATGGTTGCCGATTCGATTGTTGAACAGTGTCTGGATGGTCGCTGGCTCACTGCTTTTGGAACTGGAGATCGAACCAGAGGAGAACGCGCTCCTCAGCCGGTTGTAGTTGTTGGATCGATTTTCAATGAGAGTTCCGAGCACATTAACACAAATCTGTTCATGAACGAAATTGAAAGGGCTTTGCTTGAATCCGGAGAAGTGCAGATTGCTGCCGGTGGAGCGAGCAGGGGTGAGGTCAGATCCGAAAGATCGGATCAGCAGATTTTCTCCTCTCCTGAAACAGCAGCAGAGTATGGACGTGAAATTGGCGCAGATTATGTGATGACCGGGAATATCGGTTCAATTGTTGATGAAGAAAATAATACCAGAAGTATTTACTATCAGGTCAGCATTGAACTGATTGATGTAGAAACCGCACTGAAAGCCTGGATGGGCAGCCTTGAGATAAAGAAAATGATTGAGTGGTAGCAGTTCTCTGCTATCACTCTGAAGTTGTCCTGGATTATGATAAAATTGATTGTCCTCTCAACAGTTATCCTGATGCTTTCAGGATTGCTGGTTATTTCGGGCTGCGCTACAGATTACACTCGGAAAATGAGACCTGTAACATCCGATCTTCGAAATGATAGACCGGACCTCGCCCTTCAGGAATTCAGAGAGTCATTTCAGGATTCAACCGGTAAGAACAGGTTGCTTTATCTGATGGAATTAGGCAATCTTCAAAGACTCTCATGTGAGTATTCAGAAGCCGTGACTGTACTTCTTCAGGCCGACCGTCTCAGTGATCAGCAGAGAGGTCTTGAACTGGGGCAGGAAGTGGGATCGTTTCTTACAAGTGATCTTGCTCTGGAATACAGGGGAGCGGATTACGAAAAGGTATTCATAAATTACTGTCTGGCTGCGTCCTATGCTTCAGAAAACAACATGGAAGATGCTCTGGTAGAATGCCGCGCTGTTAATAACAAACTTCGTGCTTTCAATCTGACTTACGAAAGAGACAACAGGAACAGATATAGTGATGACGCGTTTATCCGCTATTTGATGGGTATCCTCTTCGAAAAATCAGGTGATCTCAATAATGCGCTGATTGCGTACAGAAACAGCGCAGCTGTTTATGATTCATCATATGCGGTGGAATACGGAATTCCTGCCCCCACGAGAGTCAAGTCAGATATTCTAAGATTATCAAACGAAATGGGAATGGAATCGGTATTCCAGAATTACCGAAATCAATGGCCTGAAATCGATGACTGGCAGGATCAGGGTCCGGATGCATCTCACGGAGAGATTGTCGTGATTCTTGAGGCCGGTCTTATTCCTCCAAGAGTAGAGAGGTCATATACCTTTGTCTTTGACGACAGGGTTTACAGACTTGCTCTCCCGGGGATAGCAGCTTTCAAGCAG
It contains:
- a CDS encoding penicillin-binding protein activator LpoB, with the translated sequence MKLLLNSLVLVVIVLLAGCGGREVTRTDPDMVTDLSGYWNETDARMVADSIVEQCLDGRWLTAFGTGDRTRGERAPQPVVVVGSIFNESSEHINTNLFMNEIERALLESGEVQIAAGGASRGEVRSERSDQQIFSSPETAAEYGREIGADYVMTGNIGSIVDEENNTRSIYYQVSIELIDVETALKAWMGSLEIKKMIEW